A genomic region of Longimicrobiales bacterium contains the following coding sequences:
- a CDS encoding AAA family ATPase: MRLKSLKLQGFKSFADSTTVEFHEGITAVVGPNGCGKSNISDAIRWVLGEQRPTAIRGAKMEEAIFQGTVNRRPVNRGSVSLTVTNEDGALPIPVEEVEIGRQVFRDGGSEYSINRSTVRLKDVVDLYRDTGLGANAYAMIENRMIDAILSDRAEERRGLFEEASGIGKYKDRRKAAVRRLERADLDLQRLDDVISEVTTKVRSLSRQRGKAQRYTEYRQRRLDVEVAVVRHQLDTIRTRLAVVQKDLSGDQQTEQGMVAELASAEAEYESLRLSEVGAEKARITAAGVLGGVREQLVRWERDLAVADERAAYAERRMAQIDGERSEARERAASLGKDEAELSAGGAQAAEELTTLKAIAVERSADAQVVRDRLQEARRALDGAESRGRDIARRGAQFEGDADASEAQAVELERRLGQVNLELEKTADSLTDLEGQGDLFSGRLDQLAKTLDTTRSAVADGQTAVEAARLAFDAARRAERETGDLAASLRARKAALEGLERDREGVEPVVRSALDASGGGVLGVLSDFIDADATATSAVEGYLGPLATALVVQDGASLDQILGWFGNEWEGGGGLIVLPLDRVPESAGKASGGLLDSIGVSGAGAPWVKALLDGVESTGASVTGIPVTERRGVVRVGNPSGGSGVLERKKELRRVSVEYEAADTEAAAARYAMAATEVALGSAESWLAESRTTRQAADDEHRKAHGDLTAQTDQRGRMNRLRDELARQVEGTKAARTRAVERAAEARDDRAVLLEQESGIQEERDRSREALETVQEEWEVARAEEAGLAVDVARLEGDVTRLNDRLEAIAAGRTQATARVEGLDKEEQGLRTEQEEARSLRKEGEEATERLFGERTAAETDVQARDEALHAISENLDKAERRARDARTQERAVSDRRHSLELEQQEITGRIERIRERLEGEWGKPLDTLLSEAQPIEGEHADLERELEKLIQALDRLGPVNMLAVEEHDEESERLDFLTTQRDDLVAARNDLRSAIREINKTATDLFIGTFSQIRENFRKTFLRLFEGGEADIWLQDPDDPLESPIEIHASPKGKRTQRIDLLSGGERALTALSLLFGIYLVKPSPFCVLDEVDAPLDENNIGRFIRLLQEFSGQTQFVVITHNPRTIEAADWIYGVTMEEPGVSTIVGVKLQEALEVASAV, from the coding sequence ATGAGGCTCAAGTCGCTCAAGCTTCAGGGCTTCAAATCATTCGCGGATTCGACCACGGTCGAATTCCACGAAGGGATTACTGCCGTCGTTGGGCCCAACGGGTGTGGAAAGTCCAATATCTCGGACGCCATCCGGTGGGTTCTCGGAGAGCAGCGCCCGACTGCAATCCGGGGTGCCAAAATGGAAGAGGCGATCTTCCAAGGCACCGTCAATCGTCGACCGGTCAATCGCGGATCGGTTTCGCTCACCGTGACGAACGAAGACGGTGCGCTCCCGATTCCGGTCGAAGAAGTCGAAATCGGGCGACAGGTTTTTCGCGACGGAGGTAGCGAGTACTCGATCAACCGATCGACCGTTCGCCTCAAGGACGTAGTCGATCTTTATCGAGACACCGGACTCGGTGCTAACGCATACGCCATGATCGAGAACCGCATGATCGATGCGATTCTCTCCGATCGCGCAGAAGAGCGGCGCGGGCTGTTCGAAGAAGCCTCCGGCATTGGGAAGTACAAGGACCGCAGGAAGGCCGCGGTGCGCCGTCTCGAGCGGGCTGATCTGGATCTCCAGCGACTCGACGACGTGATCTCGGAAGTCACCACCAAGGTCCGGTCTCTTTCGAGGCAAAGGGGTAAGGCGCAGCGGTACACCGAGTACCGTCAGCGGAGACTTGACGTTGAAGTCGCGGTCGTTCGCCACCAGCTCGACACGATCCGAACTCGACTCGCTGTTGTGCAGAAAGACCTCAGCGGGGATCAGCAGACAGAGCAGGGTATGGTCGCCGAGCTCGCCTCGGCCGAGGCTGAATACGAATCGCTGCGGTTAAGCGAAGTGGGCGCTGAGAAGGCCAGAATCACCGCGGCAGGTGTGCTTGGTGGTGTGCGTGAGCAGCTCGTCCGGTGGGAGCGGGACCTGGCCGTCGCTGATGAGCGCGCGGCGTACGCTGAAAGACGCATGGCGCAGATCGACGGCGAACGGAGTGAGGCACGCGAGCGCGCCGCCAGTCTCGGGAAAGATGAGGCAGAGCTATCTGCTGGAGGTGCTCAGGCGGCCGAAGAGCTCACCACGCTGAAGGCAATCGCAGTCGAGCGCTCTGCCGATGCCCAAGTCGTGCGCGACCGGCTCCAGGAGGCCCGTAGGGCGCTCGACGGAGCGGAGTCCAGAGGCCGCGATATCGCGCGCCGCGGGGCCCAATTCGAAGGAGATGCAGACGCTTCCGAGGCGCAGGCTGTCGAGCTGGAACGCCGGCTCGGCCAGGTGAATCTCGAGTTGGAGAAGACCGCCGACTCGCTCACGGACCTCGAAGGGCAGGGAGATCTGTTCTCGGGTCGCCTAGATCAACTTGCGAAGACCCTTGATACCACCCGATCGGCTGTCGCCGACGGCCAGACAGCAGTCGAGGCTGCTCGGCTCGCGTTCGATGCGGCTCGCCGCGCGGAGCGCGAAACCGGAGATCTGGCAGCCTCATTGAGGGCCCGAAAGGCCGCTCTCGAGGGGCTGGAGAGGGATCGCGAAGGTGTCGAACCGGTCGTGCGGAGCGCGCTCGATGCTTCTGGCGGGGGCGTCCTGGGTGTTTTGTCTGATTTCATTGACGCCGATGCCACAGCGACCTCAGCGGTCGAGGGCTACCTCGGCCCCCTCGCGACCGCGCTTGTCGTACAAGATGGCGCCTCCCTCGATCAGATTCTGGGGTGGTTTGGCAACGAATGGGAGGGCGGGGGCGGCCTCATCGTTCTTCCGCTGGATCGCGTACCCGAGAGCGCGGGCAAGGCTTCTGGTGGGTTACTGGATAGCATCGGGGTATCGGGCGCGGGCGCGCCATGGGTGAAGGCCCTGCTCGATGGGGTCGAGTCGACGGGTGCTAGTGTGACGGGTATCCCGGTCACCGAGCGCAGAGGCGTCGTGCGGGTCGGAAATCCGTCCGGTGGGTCAGGCGTTCTGGAACGAAAGAAAGAGCTAAGGCGGGTATCCGTCGAGTACGAAGCTGCGGACACCGAGGCCGCTGCCGCCCGGTATGCCATGGCCGCAACCGAAGTAGCCCTAGGATCTGCAGAGTCCTGGTTGGCTGAATCTCGGACAACCAGGCAGGCCGCGGACGACGAACACAGGAAGGCGCATGGCGATCTGACGGCACAGACCGACCAGCGAGGGCGTATGAATCGTCTCCGTGACGAACTGGCGCGACAGGTCGAGGGAACCAAGGCTGCCCGCACCCGGGCGGTTGAACGAGCGGCTGAAGCGCGAGACGATCGGGCGGTACTGCTCGAGCAAGAATCGGGCATTCAAGAGGAGAGAGACCGCTCGCGAGAGGCACTTGAGACCGTCCAAGAGGAATGGGAGGTGGCCCGCGCAGAAGAAGCGGGCCTTGCCGTCGACGTCGCCCGCCTCGAGGGGGATGTGACCCGCCTGAATGACCGACTAGAGGCAATTGCAGCGGGGCGAACGCAGGCAACCGCGAGGGTCGAAGGGCTCGACAAGGAAGAGCAAGGACTCCGGACCGAGCAGGAGGAGGCTCGCTCGCTGCGAAAGGAAGGGGAGGAGGCTACGGAGCGGCTCTTCGGGGAACGGACAGCTGCTGAAACCGATGTTCAGGCCCGTGATGAGGCCCTGCATGCCATCTCGGAGAACTTGGACAAGGCTGAGCGCCGCGCGCGGGACGCCCGCACTCAGGAGCGGGCAGTTTCTGACCGACGGCATAGTCTGGAACTAGAGCAGCAGGAGATCACGGGGCGTATCGAACGCATCCGGGAGCGCCTCGAGGGCGAGTGGGGCAAGCCGCTCGACACCCTCCTTTCCGAGGCTCAGCCAATTGAGGGCGAGCACGCTGACCTCGAGCGTGAACTTGAGAAACTCATACAGGCCTTGGATCGCCTTGGCCCGGTGAACATGCTCGCGGTAGAGGAGCATGATGAGGAAAGCGAACGCCTGGATTTTCTGACGACGCAACGCGACGACCTAGTAGCGGCTCGCAACGACCTTCGGTCGGCCATCCGAGAGATCAACAAGACAGCGACGGATCTTTTCATCGGTACCTTCTCCCAGATTCGCGAGAACTTCCGGAAGACCTTCCTCCGCCTCTTCGAGGGTGGTGAGGCGGACATCTGGCTTCAGGACCCCGACGATCCTCTTGAGTCTCCAATCGAGATCCACGCGTCACCCAAGGGTAAGAGGACACAGCGCATCGACCTGCTTTCCGGTGGAGAGAGAGCGCTCACCGCGCTTTCTCTTCTTTTCGGGATCTATCTGGTGAAGCCGAGCCCGTTCTGTGTGCTCGACGAGGTCGATGCTCCGCTGGACGAAAACAACATTGGGCGATTCATCCGCCTGCTTCAGGAGTTCAGTGGGCAGACGCAGTTTGTGGTGATTACGCACAACCCGCGCACCATCGAAGCTGCCGACTGGATCTACGGCGTGACTATGGAGGAGCCCGGGGTCAGCACGATCGTTGGT